TGCAAGGAGCGATATCGAGCGAGGCGTCCATAAGGCACCGGCAAATGAAAAAGTCGCCGGTGCTGTCGATATTGAATTTCCGGTCACAAAGGGTGACCAGGACATTCTTAATCCCAAAGGGGTAAATTGCATCAGGCAATTCCGCGGCAGGGGCATCCTTGTCTGGGGAGCCCGAACACTCTCAGACAATACCTACTGGAAGTATATCAACGTCCGCCGGCTCTTTAACTATATTGAAGAGTCAATCGAGGAGGGCACCCAGTGGGTGGTTTTTGAACCCAACGATGAACGTCTCTGGGCAAGAGTGAGAGCAACAATCACACAGTTTCTGACACGCGTGTGGAGAGATGGCGCCCTGATGGGAACAAAGCCGGATGAGGCTTTTTTTGTCCGATGTGATCGAACGACGATGACACAGGATGATATCGATAATGGAAGGTTGATCTGCATCATCGGTATTGCTCCGGTGAAACCGGCTGAGTTTGTCATTTTCCGGATGACTCAATGGTATGGTGGTGCGGCCGTGACCGAAATGGAGCTGAGAGGATGAGGCTTCATGAGGTTGCTCTAAATAGGGGGGTGTGATTGTGCCAACTGGAAGCAGGAAGGATCCTTATCGCCAATACAGGTTCAGGGTTGAAATCGACGGGATAACACAGGCAGGATTCAGTGAAGTAACTTTTGGGGATTCAACGACGGAAGCCGTGGAATACCGTGAAGGGAATGAATTGCCGGTGGTGCGGAAGCTCACAGGTCTGACCAAATTTGCAAACATCACCCTGAAGTGGGGAATCACCGATTCGATGGACATCTAT
This region of Methanoculleus sp. SDB genomic DNA includes:
- a CDS encoding phage tail protein, with the translated sequence MPTGSRKDPYRQYRFRVEIDGITQAGFSEVTFGDSTTEAVEYREGNELPVVRKLTGLTKFANITLKWGITDSMDIYNWRQQIIDTGAEKARKNISIILIDEAGKDKARWDIHSAWPIKYDPPDFSAKGSEVAIEALEIVHEGFKRVK